The Amyelois transitella isolate CPQ chromosome 7, ilAmyTran1.1, whole genome shotgun sequence genomic sequence AAGTACGTTTAGTGTtctttgagattcaaatcgtaTTTTACTCGTATTCAtgaattaaaatctttacttGAACTAACTGAAGTTCACGTACTTCATTTCAAGTGTGAGACCTTACAAACTACTTCATGATATGTTGGACGAAACACGTGAATCAAGGATTATCCCAGATTAACCAAGTCGGCAGTTTCACCACAAGGCGAACAATTAGGTagagaaattatattttcagctAAATTTTAAAGCGAACCTAAATTCATCTTGATTTCGTTAAAAATTTGGTAGATTTAGGTATCttattgatatacatatatgtatatatttataatttctagTCGCTTTAGAAGAAAGTACCAACTGAGTTTTGGCCATTTGGCCTGCTATACCGTCGTTTCGTTCCAGCCTTCTTGTATAACCGTAGTTAACTCGTTGACTCTTAATTGCATAGCCCGGCGGGAGCTATTTTCGATCAGCTACAAACAATTTGGAGAGGCGATGAGTCATATCcatagaaatcagaataatcttatatataaaattctcgtgtcacaatgttcgctCCGTTattcctccgaaacggcttgaccgattttcacgaaattttgtaaaaatattgagtaggtctgagaatcatccacttctatttttcataccccttagtgataagggttgtccacccttaacatttttttgcaagaaattacttaaaaaatatttatacggcaaaacaacgtttgccgggacaggtAGAGTATTACATAAGTTTtccaatttattaaatctttccGTTTGGTATTTAAGTTGGTTTATTTGCGGAACcacgattttttttctgaaatattGTTCTTTGTGTTGTAAATAATTGTCAACGAGTATACACACCATGCCATAGATATTctctaagatatattttatctgaAGTCAAAACggaaagtaatttaaaacatcCAGATAATTGAACCTAGCTTAAAGTTCTCGAGTTAGAAATACTCGAGTTGATTGATGGACAGTAACCACAACTGTTACCATATTGATTCCTTATCTCccgtttattatttactaaccAAACACATTTGCTTGTTATTTACTCATGATATTAAGACTTATATAAGCTCAGATGAAACAAAGATTAAATGAATAGAAAATTGCATATTTTTTCGTTATCTACTTACACATTTTACACATTATGAATCAAAGTACAAGTAAACGACCTAGAATGCCTTTATATAGTCGTGGTAAACAAGAAAATGTAAACACGAGGTTATTAgtttattctaaaattattaactaaCTATTTAAGTTAGTAATTTTAGAACTCGTACAACTTATTATAACTATTCAATGTATCCGACCAGGTCGGCGGGTTCCTTATATTTATGACGTTGATGTTAATAACCGTAAACCCTAAAACACTGAAAGATCCGTTGAAAAGCGGTCGGAATATTGAAAAAGCGGTCGAGCGACGTCATATCTCGAATCCCAAGTACGGCTTCCCGCGATCCTTCTCATTGCGACTCTATCCCTCCCGACAACTGCCCGCGTCTGGACCTCCCAATCCAAGTGAAAACATACTGAGTGGCAAAATGTCAGAGATCGACGAAAGAGGGTTTCATGTAAGTGAACACCTAAATATTTCCCGTGTAAATATGCCTGTTATTGACGATATAAATAGATTGGGATGTTACTATGATTTATGGTTTGTTGTGAACTTTTGGAAATGCTTCTtacaaactaatatttttttggagttTAACGTTTTAATCGAACTGAAAAAAacagacaatttttttcatgaatATGTTCTATGTAACCTGTGCTACTAAaacttacattacattttgtaaccatatttttaatgtgaaatATATGCGTTAGAAACAACCTCACAGTAATCAAATGTTTATTCAAAGTATATACTGGCGCGGGCTAAATTTTACGGGCAATAATAAACCGCTTGGCGCTCTACAAACAAATACTGTTGATCCAGCTctatattgttttcttttgttatgaTAACAATTAAGTACATTTTCAATCAAAACTAAATCAATTTTCACATGAAATGTGTCATCTTgtacttattttatgttttattatagacATTTAATCCTGTATATCACTGATGGGTAGGCCTGTTTTATTAAACGCAAATGTGAAGGTAAAGTTGATTTGGTTTATTTCTATTAGTGTACTAAAAAGCACTAGGCAGcgcttttatatattatttttcaaaaacattatttgacTTTCATTAATTGAGctgtagtatgtatgtaagtgggTGTATCGAATCGATTTTCTTTTACCCTGTTGTGCGTAAGGTGTGCCCTTTACTCTATTATACTCTATACTACTCTTCCTCTTTTTTGTTTGATGAGAGTAGTGTAATTGGTTTCTCATCAACTGATTTTTAAGAATTCGGATTTGTTGtcaagactttttttttattatccttGCTTAATACAAGTAAGTACCTTATTGTGTATAAGTAcgtacgtatatatatatatacgcgttattttttaatttagtgcaGTTTCCAAATAATGCGATACAAGTATTCAACTACTtctaaaaaattacttattgagTTAATCccaaattgataaatataaaaacagaatttaGATTGCACAAATTTGCGtgtttcttaaagttatagttttatatttgatcACAGTATTTAATGAAGTCACTACCTGTTTCACAGCGTGAGATAACTCTACACATTTGAGGTCAATTGGTGAACACTTAGCCCACAGACATTGCAACATGCGTTTTATTTTGGTCACAATTGCAATATTCTAGGCTACTATATGTTTCTACCTAGAAAGATTTGATTTGGGCAACTATAGTTTGACGTACAAGAGTAATTGACTTATATTAAGTCCtagaaatagttttaaataaatttgagagTTGTGttcaagatatttttaagtagttatctttttttataacgtgTTTTTAATGATCAATAATAAGGTGGAAGTCAGCGTGTCAGAATATTATCTATGTGTATCAGTTGTTGTAAATACAACTCACATAATTACACCCttaatattgcaaaaaaatattaacaagaaGGTAATTCTaccaatttaatatattttgttcattTCAAATAAGAAATGCGAAAAGGTTTATGGGTATCTTTGAGCTGGGTACGATTTGGGGTAGAATAAAATAGTAGGAAGGTTGCCGCACTGCACaatattttcagtttattttgtTGCAATACCTTTATATCATTTCGTTCTAAGTAAATACGCATGTAGCAAGTGTCAAAAAATCTAGAtgtctttaaatattaaaactaacatATCTGTGAAGCTACAAAACGGCTTCTGAAACGAGTAATATCAAATCTATTGATATTGCACATCATGATTTCAGAGCTACTTCGCTCTAATGTGTATCTTTGCGTGTTTCCAGTTGTACCTACCCTTTGCCATATGCTTCCATGCCAATGGGGTCCGCTTTCCGATATTTCTCAAATTACTTTACTGAACTGAAAACgccattataatataattcaacTAAATcatccaaaatttaaaattcgcAGGTAAGTAGACGTGCTAAAAGACTCGCATCATAAATTATTGGCGTCAATGAATGTTCGTACGTAAGTATCTACCTATTTACAAGGCAATAGATTTCATATCAACATCGACTATCAAGGTTGCGTCTACTTTGCGTTTTGAAATACAATTATGTTTtgttagtttaaatttaaatttatttgcttaCATTTATGAAGTCTTGTCTCTTTGAATGTTATAAcagatattttcaaaaaaaaacttatacttaataaatgtTAACCAAATTTGGTAACAAGGTATACAAATTTGAGATAACAAGACAAATTTTACATGTTATAGCTTAGCTAtgcaaataaacatacctacattttcgCGGCTTCGGTCGCGAGAATGTTACCTACTCGTACATCGTACATTCTCGCAACCAAAGCCGAAAGTAGAAATGACATACTATAATTAAGAAGGTCAGGTCATCGCTCGCATTACTCGCAATAAGTTTTACCTTGTTTCGCTAAACTCTTCAGtgcatatactcgtataaaatgATGTTACCAAAATAACGTTGTTTACAAATAACATACCTTGAATATTCAGCCCAGCTCGGTGCACGTGTACTGGCCGATTGTTGATTTGCCGTCTCTTTCATGAACAGCTTTCGCTAAATGGTTGTCTGGCATGCACacaatatttctattttcctCAAAAGTAAGGTAAAAAGGTTTTGCTTCCGGTccacatgtttagttttattgtaaatCCCACGGTGTTCCCGTATACCTATTTTCCCACACTAAATCTGCTTCAGCCTAAATGCCAAAATGGCTGTTCGTTGTCGGTCAGCCACGCAGTAACGTAAGagttttcatattaattaatactatAACATATTTGGAAGACATCCTATCTTGACCTCATCCAACCAAAGCAAAGGCTAAGAGAAAATACCTATAAAGGTGGCTCTTCAACCTCTAAAAACCCTTGCCATTTCATGTGCGACAAAAGTTTTTATCgtctaaaaactaaaaatttatttcaaacaataaaTGTACAAATTATACCTAACATTagtttcaattaataaatataaaattctctcATTACTTTCCTCAGTGTCGGTGATTTATCCGTTATTGTATTAAGGTACTTttgataaattgttttgtgttATAAAAGGGGACTAATCGTATGATGCTGATGACAACAGAAAGTCAAAGTCGTGATGAAATGTCCtcacaaaacaataaattccATTTTGCTCGCTTTAATAACTAATGAGAAtaaatatggtatcgttgtAACTAAAATCTTCAATTCGTTatcttaaatatctttaagGGCTTCGTTAATAAAGTTCACTCACGATAAACTGAGGAATACAAAACCTGAACACCATCAACATAGGGCATTCCCGAAATGAGTTCATCACcagagtttacaaacatttcGTGTTGACGGGTACCTTTGGCTGGCGTTTAATTTGCTATATGTCGTCCGAGTCGAACGTGCGTGCGTCAGCGGAACAGCGGTCAATATTGATTGGCTTGTGGTATATGCAGGATTCTACTTGTTAGTCTTCTTTATAcatccacattaataaaaCACCAAAATACAGATACATCACGTCTCTAACGGGTTAGACAGTATCAATAGTTATAGAAAGACTTTCAGCTGGATTACTTCTGAAATCAAGGTTCATAGCCTGCTATAgcacatcacctaaaaaaaattctcaaatTCTCTTAACATAAAACTGTATGTTTTAGTAAAGTTCTATTATccaagaaatattatttattattacttcaaTTACTCCAATGATTCTacgaagtaaaaatataaaatacatccgactacgtaaaaaaaaattacatttataatttttttttaagaataataacattttctaGTAGAATTAAATTTGTCTTAAATAATCCAGTTACAGTATTTAATTCCgttcttaaatattatgttttgatTGTTTCAGAAATACGTCGTGAGCACGGATCGCAGCGGAGACATTCATGTCCATGTACAGGTAAATAgttttgtagcgggagcgatgattcggctcgaccgccaccaaaagggaagatcttccgccaggctaggtgttatgcctggggaaccgcggctccgacgatgttgtgtcggaggttgtatatatagctccaatccatgaaatctttgaaatcgcgtcttagattcttcgctgctattggttgagcgcgtcaatttcttcgcgatgattgacattagttgtttgatttgatgttgtgacgagtggcgtagagatgtcgccacagtactcccccccaagaccggaggtctgaagtcttgatcttgctgtgcaatctgtgcttcagttgtagcttgcaagtgccagttatcttccagtgagtcggaagttgctcgaagtcctagtgagtcaggagtgagccgttgcgttgcgcgtagtctgcggtgagtcgagacagtagagagcgaagtcgacttgttggcgccgagagaaatcgtgcagagctgccacgctggagagaagagcggccgtcgaagagacccaggcgtgggctgcggtagatgcgtcggtcgctgaagtcgatgagagtgagtgcgggtggagacaggaccaggaagctcggtgagtcggctgcgatggacctgctgcgatacccagttgctggcttgctgtgagactgcttgcagagtgaggagtgatgctgaggattggGAGTTGATAATGatggagaaggttgcttccaatcacgtcggggtcaccaatgtagcgggagcgatgattcggctcgaccgccaccaaagggaagatcttccgccaggctaggtgttatgcctggggaaccgcggctccgacgatgttgtgtcggaggttgtatatatagctccaatccatgaaatctttgaaatcgcgtcttagattcttcgctgctattggttgagcgcgtcaatttcttcgcgatgattgacattagttgtttgatttgatgttgtgacgagtggcgtagagatgtcgccacagtttAATACCCATAGATAGAAGAAGGTTCCGGAAGTTGACATGATGGAAATTAAACTTAGGCATCGTTCTACAAATCATcggaaatatatataaatcaatgGAAATACTATTTTGTACTTGGAACAGTATGAACGATTTGTCGTTATCTTGCCCCGCATGCAGTTTCAGCTGCGCAGTTGTAAATCTCATAGTAATTGAGATGCAATATGGAAATGTGGTGCGACGTCACATTCACCAGTACTTACCACTACGTCATATTATTTCGAAGTCAATGAAACAAATTATACTCTGAtactaaataggtatatactcgtacatataatTCCTAgaagttttaataattgttgGTGGTTAACTGGTACACATTTGAAAAATTCGGGTAAGCTAGacgccatatttttttattaatttgtcttTTATTCATAAAGATCCCAAAAGTAACATAGTCTTATATTATCAAATCTTTTTCCATTGCAGTTTAAAGAGAGCCTGACCCATAAGAtcggaaggccacgtttagctgaaaGTCTTTATGCGAATACATTCTAAACTAGGGACAGGGTattagaccatcgcctaaaataatgatttcGACTTTCTATAGGCCTCtccacatatttttttttgtggtctTCGAGGTTATTGTAAATGTCATTCTGCAGAATTGGTAAAAGAAAAAGAGGATAATTTGGTGTCGTTTGACATTTTAGTTTTCCCGCATAACCACCCAATTTGCCGTGGAAGTGGGTGCTAAAACAGCTATCTTGGAATTATGTTACCACAATAATAGGGTTTATGCTTTTCGCATGGATAAGTTAATAATATAGTAGAAGAGGTGCACGATGGTAAAAGTAAGGTAATACGTAGGTTCGTTTTAGCTGGTAAATATGTACGggaacataaattaaaaaataaaaattaaaaaccagtttgtaaatatgtagttCGAATAGTCAGATGAAGTGTTAATTATTCTTACTTGAATTTAAttctacttatttattaatctgcAATTTAATGCCTATTGTGTTacatcattttaattatttcacaagtaatacatacatacatacatataatcacgtctatatcccttgcggggtagacagagccaacagtcctgagcggactgataggccacgttcagctatttggctttaagatagaattgagattcgaatagtgacaagttgctagcctatcgcctaaaaaagaatctcaagtttgtaagcctatcccttagtcgccttttacgacatccatgggaaagagatggagtggttctattcttttttgtattggtgccgggaaccacacggcacaagtaaTGCATAAACATTATATCAAATATGTGAAATAATTTCGCTATTAAAAATTCCACAAGAACAAATCTTTTTGAACAAAAACGCGGTAAAATAttagttacttatttatattgttaggtaaagtaaaaattaatttaaacacatAACAAATGGTAAAATTTGAATGTAATTATAACCTACAAAATTACCAGGGAAATTAGAGAAAAATActgatttcattaaaattaaatagaaaaagctACCATGTTGGTCTAGCAGCGAAAAAAACAGTGTGTGTTAGCTGCTGCTattcccgtgcagattgttAAAGTCCTttcaaaagactgttggctctgtctaccctgtacgGGATAaagccgtgattatatgtatgtatttagaaaTGTAGTTCTATGTGGTACTTGTTTTTCAAtctatgttatgtttttaacggcctctgtggcgcagcggtaatacgcttgtctgtgacatcggaggtcccgggttcgaatcccggccagggcatgatgagaaaagaactttttctgattggcctgggtcttggatgtttatctatataagtatttattataaaatatagtatcgttgagttagtatctcgtaacacaagtctcaaagaacttacttcgaggctaactcaatcagtgtaatttgtcctaaaaaaaaaaaaaaaaaaaaaaaaaaaaaaaaaaaaaaaaaaaaataagaagtacttaaatatacttagacatttttttacttttacttgaCGCTATCAGGGAACACTTCCGAAGTTGGGACAGGTAAGTTACATGTCAGCGTTATTTCTCGATATTTCCAATTGTCAGCTCATTCATGCATAAAATTACGAAGTGCAACTACTCGTAAAAGTAAATTGATGAATAACCTAAaacgaaatatttataaaacgcTTATGTTATTAGCTAACCTAAATCAGTaaaggtaaatttttataccaaTACCTACCATGTCAAGTTAAATCATTTTGTCATGCTCATACTAATTCaattatttccattttaatTAACCATTTTCGGAATAATTACATGTGTATACTATCAATGACaatttatgattatatttCAACATTTGTTAAGAAACAAGAATATGTTAGTGTAATAGGTATCTTCAGGCACTTCACTCCAgtgtttttcattataatcctgtattgataaacatacacatataatcacgtctatatcccttgcggggtagacagagccatatatatatagttacttacttataaagaAGAAACTGACTGGCTGGTCGAAAAACGTGCAGCCCGACCCACGTGTTGTTTGAAAGAAGGAATGTTTGACATTGCCACGGAAAACTATATTTCGCGCGCACGAAGTCACGGGGCGaatcaaaaaatttttacatacctaactagtttgtaaaaatacatagaaattattatataatattgcatatactatacctacttatacttGTACAAGCACACATTAAGGttgcctattaaaaaaatagtttgctTTTTTTTGTTGAGGACAGATCAAATCATATCTACTACTTAATACCTTTTTCCTAATTTTGCAATTATTATGAGTAGGTCCAAGAATACTATCGTTAAATGGGATATCGTTAGATCGCatgtatttgtgttttataatACTCTGACTGTATACTATATAATACTCTGACTGTAATAATTGCCGTATCGTAAATGCTTTGTTCTCACAGATATTATTTTCtcacatttttattgcaattcGTATCTCCTTTTAGactctattaatattttattttatatcctttaagacataattataattacttactatgagaaaatgttattgttgCAAAATGAAATGCGTATTAGAGTAGGTAGGACCAGAAATACTggctttaaattatatatgttttttctaaatatttcattgatttattttcagggAGATTTGAGTCAACAAGACAAAAGATGTGTATTCCTTACGGTACACGACTTGGGTACCAATCgtgagtattaaaaaaaagtattaaattttcaaaagaacATGACTGAGTCAacttaataaaacaacaacataATAGTACTTTACTCACTTTTTGACTTATTATTCCttgatatattaaattttctcaaaaaataaaCCTGTGTCACTTGATAGACCAGTTGAGATTTatagcatttttttaaaataaatatccgaaaaatagtaaaaatattttttattttcttctataCAGATTCGTCTATCGTAGACTTCATATCTACCCCAGCGATGAGCGAGATAAAAGAGCGATCCTGTTTCATCCATGTGGATGTGCCAGGCCACGAGGAGAACTCTCCAGATCTCCCTGACTCGTAAGTTTCACTAACGTTttgcttttcagtcttttaaaataacaaatttaaaatagttgTAGGTAGATGGCGTGGCGAATCTGATCTTCATATCTGGATAGGAGAAAATTACCTAGCTTGGGTTGTAGTTACGCAATCAATGCCTGAATATgcaagtttaaatttaataatataggtGACATTGTTTCTTAACCAATAAACCTACTAGGAATAACCTCAACAAttagcataaaaatattatagactGCCGGAAAATGTACTTAAACTTGCCCTAGTAGGTCATGGTATATACAAAGTCAGTTGAAATTACTTTCCAGATTAATGCGTCTGAAGTATAGAGGTACACCTATACACTTCAAGGCCTGAAGCCGCCGCCTAGAAGGCGCAGGGAAATCAATCTctcacaaataattaatttaatcgtCCACAGCTATCAATTTCCATCACTACAGACCTTAGGTGAAGATATTATTACTGTGTTGGACTTCTTGCACGTTCGATACGCCATTGGCCTCGGCGAAGGCGCCGGAGCGAACATCCTCGCTCGATGTGGCCTCGCGCACCCACGAAGACTCCTTGGCCTCATCCTGGTGAACTGTACGGGGTCTACGTCATCAGTAGCTGACGCTTTCCGCACTCGCTTCTCCCGCTGGAGAGGCGCTGACATCTCGCAGTCTGAGGAAGATTTTCTCATCTATCACAAGTTTGGCCACGTGAGTTATACACAGGATGTAGATTTTAAATATCAGGTACTTTTCCTTCTCTATATTGATAACTCtactaattttcaatgaaTGTCACTGGGTAAGCTTCGGGTATATGtagcttatttaaaatacttacttctGTCACTGAAATATGTTTCATTATCGTAAATTTCGAGAGCTTTCTTTTGGCCAAGTATACGAACTTTCGTTTACAACTTCTTCTGTTGTGTCAATCGAACTGGaaactcaataaaaaaaaaatgtttctatatatatttcaggTGATGGAatctattttgataaaactatATGTAATCAATGTGTATTTTCACTTATAAGCACGAATTTTACTAATGCATGAATCAGACTGTTATGTATCTaaactaatatattatttttcatattaacaACTTATTCCAATATTgatctattttcttttaagaGGTATATAGCTTGGCTTTAGACAAAATTGCTATTAGATTTgacaaaactttaaaatattatggttaaatttataaattagtccgaaacttgaaaaagaatcaatagaaatataaaaggataaaaaaaattcagtacaatattataaatataactcaAAGTCATAGCCATATAACAGGCTGGAGTCCTGATCAGAGGTGTGATCACATGAGATATAATAATGTTACATATGGTGTCACTAACAGCAAATATCCAGTGAATCCATCGAGGCGTGCGAGCGAGAGCGTATGCTGACAGAGTACCGCTCCAGGCTGCGAGGCAATCTCAACACTCACAACATTAAGTTGTACGTCAAGGCGTTCATAAAGTGAGTTCTTATTAACATAATTGAAGTAGAAAAATAGCTGGCGACTAACTTCTTTTACCTCCTGTTTAATCCTCGTCCTCTGTATTCCTTAATAGCTGGCGATTATTTATACTACTACTGTACTGATTGACGAAGAAAACTTATCgagtcataattttttttaagacaatGCCTTAAGATATAACATCATAAGGGTGGGTTCTCATTGAAGCGGGCTGTATTTAGCTGAGTTGAGAAAATGCTGACTGCCAAGC encodes the following:
- the LOC106133732 gene encoding uncharacterized protein ZK1073.1 isoform X7, producing MSEIDERGFHKYVVSTDRSGDIHVHVQGDLSQQDKRCVFLTVHDLGTNHSSIVDFISTPAMSEIKERSCFIHVDVPGHEENSPDLPDSYQFPSLQTLGEDIITVLDFLHVRYAIGLGEGAGANILARCGLAHPRRLLGLILVNCTGSTSSVADAFRTRFSRWRGADISQSEEDFLIYHKFGHVSYTQDVDFKYQQISSESIEACERERMLTEYRSRLRGNLNTHNIKLYVKAFINRKDLVLRGCQADILLITGMLSPYSSVVEKLYKELDRDKVTILKVEKAGDVLAEAPAKVAQSLLLFCQGQGQLTSLPPPGVERRMSRAMSMEEYDKPNIRRLSLTPSVSDSPPPRKL
- the LOC106133732 gene encoding uncharacterized protein ZK1073.1 isoform X4, which produces MERKRSRRASLSAEQRRKLSMLRTNSIPSPLTPVSHIYHLVPCPRNCCTQKYVVSTDRSGDIHVHVQGDLSQQDKRCVFLTVHDLGTNHSSIVDFISTPAMSEIKERSCFIHVDVPGHEENSPDLPDSYQFPSLQTLGEDIITVLDFLHVRYAIGLGEGAGANILARCGLAHPRRLLGLILVNCTGSTSSVADAFRTRFSRWRGADISQSEEDFLIYHKFGHVSYTQDVDFKYQQISSESIEACERERMLTEYRSRLRGNLNTHNIKLYVKAFINRKDLVLRGCQADILLITGMLSPYSSVVEKLYKELDRDKVTILKVEKAGDVLAEAPAKVAQSLLLFCQGQGQLTSLPPPGVERRMSRAMSMEEYDKPNIRRLSLTPSVSDSPPPRKL
- the LOC106133732 gene encoding uncharacterized protein ZK1073.1 isoform X1; the protein is MFRPSLFRGLSLETPDVTSYGLARSRRASLSAEQRRKLSMLRTNSIPSPLTPVSHIYHLVPCPRNCCTQKYVVSTDRSGDIHVHVQGDLSQQDKRCVFLTVHDLGTNHSSIVDFISTPAMSEIKERSCFIHVDVPGHEENSPDLPDSYQFPSLQTLGEDIITVLDFLHVRYAIGLGEGAGANILARCGLAHPRRLLGLILVNCTGSTSSVADAFRTRFSRWRGADISQSEEDFLIYHKFGHVSYTQDVDFKYQQISSESIEACERERMLTEYRSRLRGNLNTHNIKLYVKAFINRKDLVLRGCQADILLITGMLSPYSSVVEKLYKELDRDKVTILKVEKAGDVLAEAPAKVAQSLLLFCQGQGQLTSLPPPGVERRMSRAMSMEEYDKPNIRRLSLTPSVSDSPPPRKL
- the LOC106133732 gene encoding uncharacterized protein ZK1073.1 isoform X3 is translated as MFRPSLFRGLSLETPDVTSYGLARSRRASLSAEQRRKLSMLRTNSIPSPLTPKYVVSTDRSGDIHVHVQGDLSQQDKRCVFLTVHDLGTNHSSIVDFISTPAMSEIKERSCFIHVDVPGHEENSPDLPDSYQFPSLQTLGEDIITVLDFLHVRYAIGLGEGAGANILARCGLAHPRRLLGLILVNCTGSTSSVADAFRTRFSRWRGADISQSEEDFLIYHKFGHVSYTQDVDFKYQQISSESIEACERERMLTEYRSRLRGNLNTHNIKLYVKAFINRKDLVLRGCQADILLITGMLSPYSSVVEKLYKELDRDKVTILKVEKAGDVLAEAPAKVAQSLLLFCQGQGQLTSLPPPGVERRMSRAMSMEEYDKPNIRRLSLTPSVSDSPPPRKL
- the LOC106133732 gene encoding uncharacterized protein ZK1073.1 isoform X6 — encoded protein: MYLCGISDFFRRRRPSIERKYVVSTDRSGDIHVHVQGDLSQQDKRCVFLTVHDLGTNHSSIVDFISTPAMSEIKERSCFIHVDVPGHEENSPDLPDSYQFPSLQTLGEDIITVLDFLHVRYAIGLGEGAGANILARCGLAHPRRLLGLILVNCTGSTSSVADAFRTRFSRWRGADISQSEEDFLIYHKFGHVSYTQDVDFKYQQISSESIEACERERMLTEYRSRLRGNLNTHNIKLYVKAFINRKDLVLRGCQADILLITGMLSPYSSVVEKLYKELDRDKVTILKVEKAGDVLAEAPAKVAQSLLLFCQGQGQLTSLPPPGVERRMSRAMSMEEYDKPNIRRLSLTPSVSDSPPPRKL
- the LOC106133732 gene encoding uncharacterized protein ZK1073.1 isoform X5, which produces MERKRSRRASLSAEQRRKLSMLRTNSIPSPLTPKYVVSTDRSGDIHVHVQGDLSQQDKRCVFLTVHDLGTNHSSIVDFISTPAMSEIKERSCFIHVDVPGHEENSPDLPDSYQFPSLQTLGEDIITVLDFLHVRYAIGLGEGAGANILARCGLAHPRRLLGLILVNCTGSTSSVADAFRTRFSRWRGADISQSEEDFLIYHKFGHVSYTQDVDFKYQQISSESIEACERERMLTEYRSRLRGNLNTHNIKLYVKAFINRKDLVLRGCQADILLITGMLSPYSSVVEKLYKELDRDKVTILKVEKAGDVLAEAPAKVAQSLLLFCQGQGQLTSLPPPGVERRMSRAMSMEEYDKPNIRRLSLTPSVSDSPPPRKL
- the LOC106133732 gene encoding uncharacterized protein ZK1073.1 isoform X2 produces the protein MFRPSLFRGLSLETPDVTSYGLARSRRASLSAEQRRKLSMLRTNSIPSPLTPVSHIYHLVPCPRNCCTQKYVVSTDRSGDIHVHVQGDLSQQDKRCVFLTVHDLGTNHSSIVDFISTPAMSEIKERSCFIHVDVPGHEENSPDLPDSYQFPSLQTLGEDIITVLDFLHVRYAIGLGEGAGANILARCGLAHPRRLLGLILVNCTGSTSSVADAFRTRFSRWRGADISQSEEDFLIYHKFGHQISSESIEACERERMLTEYRSRLRGNLNTHNIKLYVKAFINRKDLVLRGCQADILLITGMLSPYSSVVEKLYKELDRDKVTILKVEKAGDVLAEAPAKVAQSLLLFCQGQGQLTSLPPPGVERRMSRAMSMEEYDKPNIRRLSLTPSVSDSPPPRKL